TTTTCTTATGTCAAAAGGAATACATTCAAAAAGTGTTGAATTGCTTTGGATGCAATGAAAAAATCAATGGGTACTCCTTTGACAACGTCCATTTGTCTCTTTGAACTCAATAAtactaaatcaaaatcaaaaaaggaaaacatgtcTCATGTTCCTTATGCTAGTGTAGTTGGAAGTCTTATGTATGCCATTgtatgcacaaggcaagatctAGCACAAGCAATCAATATGATGGCTAAATACATGGGTAAACCTAGGAAGGAACATAGGAAAATAGTCAAGAAAATATTCAGGTACCTTAAGGGTACAACTGATATTGGACTCATCCACCAAGGTGACACATCTTTTGCACTTGCAAGACATTCAGATTTTGACTATGCTATAGATTTAGATGTAAGACAATTTGTGATAGGTTATGCTTTCACAATTGGAAATTCCCTTGTTAGTTTGAAGGCTACACTTCATCCTATAGTTTTTTTGTCATCAACAGAGGCAGAATACATGACTTTGGTAGAAGCAACGAAGGAAGGTATCTAGTTAACGGGTCTTATCAACAATCTTGGGTTTCCTCAGGATAAAGCTATCATTTTTTGCGACACTCTAAGTGCATCATGAAAGGACTAAGCACATTGACTTCAAATACCAATTCATTTGTACTGAGAAGAGGATCacatttcaaaaaattgatACAAAAGAAACCCAAGCTTACATGTTCCCAAAGCTTGTTCCCAGAAGCAAATTTATGCATTGTCTAGATCTGCTTACGGTAGATTGCTAGAAATAACTCTATATATATGATTAAGAATTGTTACTAAATCAAGGTGGAGATTGTTGGACAAAAAGAAGTGTTTGGACAACACTACTTGAACCATCCAATCTAGTTCTCTTCTGTATGGTCGCCAATGTCTATTTGGTGGCGCTCATCCAATTGTGCTGCAAGAAGAGCGTCCAATCCTCTTAGTTATTTGTTAGATGGTTTAGATAACAAGTTATGTTTGTAATTGTTTTTGGTTAGTTTTACTCTTGTATAAGGGAGCTACTTGGAAACACTTCGTGAGAGAGTTTTTTGAACCCTTTCATTGTATTATGTTTTTCGTCAGTGATAACCTACACAATGTGTGCtactatcttttttttctttttcttctatgaTAATCTTTTTCCCTATTGTTGGGCTGTAACCAAAATCCATATGACAGTTAATTCTGTTACTGTTTTTCTGTtctgatatatatatgtatatataggaCAACTTGCTCTGTATTTTCTCAAAGAACAACTTCCACTTGTATTTTGCATCAGTAATAAAAAAGCTTTCTGCCCCCTCCCGTGGATGTAGCCTTGATCAAAGGTGAACCACGTAAATCTGTGTGTTCTTTCtcatctttctctctttcaccTTGTTGCAAAACTCTGTGAATGACATAGTGTTCTGCTGCATCTGTTgctgttgttttttgttttgttcttcaTCACTTCCATAACAAACTAGTATCAAGAGCTCAAGTTGCGATCAAGGGAATTCAAGATTCTAGTCTGAATACAAAGATCAAGCTATGGGAGTTTTGTTTCTGGTATCTTTCGCTGCCTCATTGTGATCAAGAACATTCAAGAAATCATGTCAAACACAATCAGGATTGAGAAATTCAATGGAAAGAATAACTTTAATCTGTGGTGCATCAAGATGCGTGCTTTGTTGAAGGAACAACGTGTCTGGGCTCCTGTTGCTTCTGCATCTGTGAAGAAACTAGCGGCTCCTGATTCAAAAGAAAAGGCATCTGTTTCAAAGACTGAAGAACTTGCggaacaagaagaaaaggctCACTCACTAATCTTGCTTTCTTTGTTTGATGAAGTTTAATATGAAGTTACGAATGAAGAAACTGCAAGTGGCTTATGGCTCAAGTTGGAAAAGCTATATATGACCAAGTCAATCTGCAACAAGCTCTTCTTGAAAAGGCGTCTATTTGGTTTACACATGAAAGAAGGTACATCTCTTAAGGATCATCTTGATTAATTGAATTCTATTTTGATGGAATTGAGAGATATAAATGTTAAAATAGAGGATGAAGATGCTGCCATGATTCTGTTAGCCTCTCTACCACCATCATATGAGAGCTTTGTCAACTCTCTTAGTGTTGATAAGGAATGTGTCACCATGGAGGAGGTGAAATCCAGCTTATACTCAAGGGAACTTCAATCTAAAGCACCTGGAAATTCTGAAGAATCAAATGGATCTGGTCTTGTGGTCTCTAACTCTAATAAGAACATCAAGAAAAAGGTgtttaaaggaaagaagaaaactcATGTCAATCCAAAGGACATATGTAACTACTGCAAGAAGCTAGGTCACTGGAAGAAAGATTTTcctaagaaaaaaggaaaaccattttttgttgttgccaaGGAAGGTTCCACATCTGAAAATGAGCTTGTTCTCTCAGTTGTTGATCACCACCAACATTTTGAAGATCAGTGGATACTAGACTCTGGTTGTTCCTTTCATATGTGTCCTAACAAAACCTGGTTTGAGACTTATAAAGAGAAATTGGATGGAAATGTCTTCATGGGAAATGATGTCTCATGCAAGACAGTGGGAATTGGCACAGTAAAAATCAAGATGCATGATGGAATCATCTAAACACTCACTGAAGTTAGACATGTTCCAGAGCTGAAGAAGAACCTAATCTCTATAGGTATTATGGATGGAAAGGGGTTCAAATGCAACACTGAAAATGGGGTTATGAAAATTTAGAAGGTGATGAAGGGTATAAAGAGGGGTAATCTCTATATACTTCAAGGTACAACATGTATTGATGATGGTCTAGTAGCTGTTGCATCGAAATTTAATAAGAGCATACCTGACTTAACTCAATTGTGGCACATGAGGCTAGGTCATATGAGTGAAAAAGGTATGATGATACTTCAAAAATAGCAACTGTTGGGAAATTAGAAATTGGATGAGCTTAAATTCTGTGAGCATTGTGTTTTCGGCAAGCAACATAGGATTAAATTTCCTAAAGCAATTCACACCACTAAAGGAACTCTTGATTACATTCATGCTGACTGTTGGGGGCCTGCAAGAGTACCTTCACTAGGTGGTGGAAGGTATTTTCTATCCATAATTGATGACTACTCAAGGATGACATGGATCTATATCATGAGTCAGAAGAGTCAAGATTTTAAATGCTTCAAAGAATGGAAGACACTGAttgaaaaacaaactaaaagGAAAGTTAAAAGACTCAGAACTGATAATGGCCTAGAGTTCTGCTCAATAGAATTTAACAAATTCTGCAGAGATGAAGGAATTGCTAGACAACTTACTGTTAGGAACACTCTTTAGCAAAATGGAGTTGCTGAACGAATGAATAGAACACTTCTGGAAAGAACAAGATGCCTACTATCCAATGCTGGTCTCAACAGAATTTTTTGgggagaagctattaatacaacttatttttttatcaatagaaCACCCTCTACTGCTATAGGACTTAAAACTCCTATTGAAATATGGAATGGCAAAACAACAAACTACTCAAACCTAAGAGTATTTGGTTGCAATGCCTATTATCATGTCAATGAAGGAAAGTTGGTACCTAGATCAAGAAAGGGACTGTTCATGGGTTATGGTGATGGGATGAAAGGCTATAGGATCTGGTCACCCTCTGAAAGGAAAGTTCTCCTCAGCAGAGATCTAATTTTTGATGAATCACATCTGCTCCATCCAAAAATTGAGGTTCCAATTGTTGGAACACAGAGTTGCCACTCTCCTCAAGAAAAGGATATAGAATCTATAGCCAAAGACTTAGAAAAAAGGGGTCATTACGATACACCTCCTGTGGTTCTTCAAGAAGGTGAGAAATCAGAAGATTCCAGTGCAAATGAGTCTTATTTGGCTGCTGAACCTGATCCTCCATAGCTCAATCCTggaatcaaaatcaaagaccTAAAAGGGTCACTATACCTCCTGAGAGATATGGCTTTGAAGACATGGCTGCCTATGCATTACATGCAGCTGAAGAAATAGATTCAAATGAACCTGCCACCTACAAAGAAGCTATCAATCATCCTGAAGCTGAAAATTGGTTGTTAgctatgaaagagaaaatggaatCTCTATATAGGAATCAAACCTAGAAACTTGTTGAACTACCTAAAGGAAGACATGTGGTAGGTTGCAAGTGGAtattcaagaggaaatttggtCTTTTAGAAAAGGAAGGGATAAGATGCAAGGCTAGGTTAGTTGCcaagtgttggatcaagtggcctcggaataattaagaagagggggttgaattaattatgaacgtgtcttgactaattaaaaatttatccttcttaatgttactagattcaattaggcttttactactaagttaagaaagtaaagaaaaataacttaaccaaaagtaaagcggaaattaaaagtacacaacagaaattaaagagtgtagggaagaagaagacaaacacaagatttatactggttcgacaacaacccgtgcctacatccagtccccaagcaaccaacggttcttgagatttctttcaaccttataaaatccttccacaagggatgtaccctcccttgttctctttgaacaaccaaatgGATGTACCCTCAacttgaactaatccacaagagatgtaccttctcttgttctcaatataacaacccaagtagatgtaccctctatttATGCCACAaatgatgtaccctccaatgtgttaggacaaagtattctcaggcggttaatcctttgaatctttgtaaggggaaacaaaagatatctcaggcggttagtccattgaaatcctttttcaagagggagaagggaagaaacaaaataattctcaggcggttagtcctttgaatcttttggcaagagaaagaaatgaatgaagaagaagaataacacaagtttttgaacaatgaaattttcttgaaagagaaagtattgaacaaaaactctatgAAAGAAATATGTTAATCATGGAAGGAATCAATCTTTTCAGTGtttgaaattcgtgccatggtcacatatttataatcatttgatgactcaagttaaagtttgtgacttttggaaatttcttcaaaactagtcactttttaaaagttgtgactcttttgaaaactagtcactttaaaagttgtgactcttttgaaaactagtcacttaaaggttgtgacttttgaaaaaatcttcagaaacaagtcactttaagaattatgacttttggtaatttatttttcaaaataagtcactggtaatcgattaccatcatagtgtaattgattacacatcaatagatgtgactcttcatgtttaaatttgaaaatcaaagcatttagaaactctggtaattgattacaagtattgtgtaatcgatcacacaagtttaaaatgatttgaaaatgttttatcactagttgtgactcttgaaatttgaaatctaacgttttaaaacattggtaatcgattacatgctcatggtaatcgattacagctttgtaaattagttcgaaaaacaatgttggctactggtaattgattactaccttctggtaatcgattaccagagagtaaaactctttggtaaaaattgttgtgctactcaatgttttgaaaaaaaaatttagtacttatcttgattgagtcttctcttgattcttaaatcttgatcttgattgctcttgaatcttgattcttgaaacttgattgttcttgaatcttgaaacttgattgttcttgaatcttgattctttgaaacttgattcttgaagctttttgactcctgattctttggaacttgcttaactcttgattctttggcatcatcaaaataatcttggaagtcattgcttccacaccaAGGGATTCAGCCAGAAAGAAGGAATAtatttcaatgaaattttttcACCTGTGGTTAGACATACATCCATCAGGGTTCTGCTTGCTATAGTGGCAAACCAAGATTTGGAACTTGAACAACTTGATGTCAAGACTGCTTTTCTCCATGgaagattggaagaaaatattCTAATGAAACAACTTGAAGGGTTTGAAGttcaaggaaaagaaaggtATGTTTGTCAACTGCAGAGGTCCTTGTATGGATTGAAACAATCTCCAAGGCAATGGTACATGAGGTTTGACAGCTTTATCACCAGCCAAGGATTCAAGAGAAGTCTCTATGATTGTTGTGTTTATCACAACAAGGTGGAGGATGGATCAATGATCTACCTTCtactctatgtagatgacatgcttATTGCAGCAAAAAGCATGTGTGATATACAAAACCTGAAGATCCTCCTGAGTGGTGAATTTGATATGAAGGATCTAGGGGCTGCAAAGAAAATCTTAGGAATGGAGATCTATAGGGACAGAACTCAGAAAAGGCTATTTTTGTCTCAAAAGGACTACATTTAGAAGATACTTGTGAGGTTTGGAATAGATGATTCTAAACCTACCAGCATTCCCCTTTCAGAAAAAGAGAAGCTATCTGATATGATAAAGGTTCAAGCTCAGGTTGATCAGGACTATATGTCAAAGGTTCCGTACTCAAGTGCTGTTGGCAGTCTCATGTATGCCATGGTCTGCACCAAACCTGACCTTGCTTATTTTGTTAGCATGGTTAGTGGGTTCTTAAACCAACCTCGGAAGGAACATTGGAAGGTTGTGAAGAGAATTTTCAAATATCTTAAAGGGACTACAGATGTAGGTTTAATCTATGGATCTAACTCGAACTGCTGTCTCACTGGCTATTCTGatgctgattttgctgctgatcTTGTAAAGAGAAGGTCCCTAACAGGGTATGCTTACACTCTTGGTGGCTGCTTGGTGAGTTGGAAGGAAACAGTTCAACATTTTGTTGCCCTCTCAACTACTGAGGCTGAATACATGGCTCTTACTGAAGCTGCAAAGGAATGGATTTGGCTAAGAGGTCTAATAAATGATCTCGGAATTAATCAAGAATATGCTAACATCTATTGTGACAACCTTAGTGCTATATGCTTGGCTAAGGATCAGGTTCACCATGATAGAACCAAGCAAATAAATGCTAGATATCACTTTATTCGGTTAGAAAGAAGAATTAAGGTTCATAAGATCAACACTCTGCACAATCCTACTGATATGTTCACAAAGCCAGTTCCAAAGAGCAAGTTTGATCACTGTTTAAGCTTGCTCAATGTTGATTGTTGGGGTTAAGTTCATGTGTACTTGGAGGGTGTAGTTTGTGTTTTATATGGATGTTAGTTCAAGGTGGTGAATTGTTGGGCTGTGACTAAAATCCATATGGCAGTTAATTCTGTTATTGTTTTTCTGTTatgatatatatgtatatatagacAACTTGCTTTGTATTTTTTCAGAGAACAACTTCCACTTGTATTTTGCATCagtaataaaaaagttttttgcCCCCTCCTGTGGATGTAGCCTTGATCAAAGGTGAACCACGTAAATCCGTGTGTTCTTTctcatctctctctctttcaccTTGCTACAAAACTCTGTGTATGACATAGTGTTCTACTgctgttgttttttgttttgttcttcaTCACTTCCATAACACCTATTCCGAACTTTTTTTCTCAGTCTtaatcacaacatggggagtgaCTAGTAACATTTACTCATAACTTATGGCCAAAGTAATGCCTTCATTGCAAAACTTTAGGTCATTGTGAGCTCCTTAAAGGTGGTTTGGCACCAAGGATTTTGATCCTTTTTGGTGTAGAGTGATTTACGGGTTGATGTCCATCCTATCTCACAGGGTTACTCATAGTTTTGTGTGTAATGTCCTATggttgaaaatattaattaaacaatggtgtgctaaattttattttatttttatcggaAAAAAGACAAAGCATATTATTAACATCACAAGTAGTGTTCCGAGTAACAAAAAACAAGTTTTGAAAGGGCATGTTAAATGTACCTCACTGGCAAAACTTGCCCAACTTGCTTGTATTAAGACTCacaacaatgaaaataaaagctaaCTACCAAAGTTTGTGAATCTTCGCATACACACCTATAAACATAGCATATATTGAGATTCATGAACATACATATAAGAGTAGTGCTTGTAgaaatcatttatatataagcACTTACATAATAAACACTTAATAAGTGCTTAATTAATACCCCTTCTAGactcaaatataagcaaaaaaaatgtCCAAGTTAGtaaataatatcattattttaaaaatagtcgtatgttaattcttttttatttgaaataaatatgACTAATGGtagtttaagaaaattaatttttttaatttgaaataaaaaaaattaaataaacttaacTAACATCTTTAATTGTTAGGGGAGAATACGAGGTTTCAGTAGAACCATGAGACATAAGGAAACTTAGAGTTGACAGGCTTCTACAacattatcatcaaaacatacaCTTGCATTAAAAGATGAGTGAGAAAGGGAGACTGAGAAAAAAGGGGACATGAGAGGGAAAAAGGGTATGAGAGAAGAGGTATTAGAGAGCAAATAAAACAATGGCAATTGGGGAAGGACAAAAGTAAATACTATAACTAGGGGGGAGGCCAAGTCATtgggaagggggggggggggggagcaaAATAGGGTGGATGATAACTTTCATGTTAAATTTGGACCTTTGACAAGTTTTTATTTCTCCATTTTCCCCAAAAACATAGATTTTCTGATATATGGCATGTTTTCAGACGGTGGGGGGCGTTCAGGGAGATCTTCATACCACCAAGATTAAACAAAACAAGGGAAGAATATGGGTTTGTGAGATTTTCAAGGGTCTCAGACTCGTGTAGGTTGGAGTGTCAACTTGATATAAGGGACAAAAAACTGTTAGTGAATCTACCAAAATATTGGAGAGATAAGAGTGAGGAAAGTGCTCAAATGAGGGAGGGAAAAAAGGTAAGGGATAGgagttagtcgtcttatacgactaacttttgtatagaaaacattttctaaaacatgtatagttccccaatttatatttattttgtaggaatttgtatatgaatcttgttttgtttgaatagttGTCTTTAGAGTATCTCTCATGTgacttaatgataaaatttgcatAATTTCAGGTTTAAATGAGGTTAAGTCTTGAAGTGCATAAAGGAGCAGTCGCGCTCAACGGACCATTTGGGCTCAGCGCGCATCTGACGCTAAGTGAGGCTTCAGCACACTTAGCGTGACAAGGGAATCTGACAGAGATCAGCTTGATAAGCGAGACATTTGTCTTTAGCCAGGCTCAGTGCATGACTGGCGCCAAGCTTAAATCCACTAACTCGTGCTAAGTGGGACGATGGTGCTAAGCGTGACATTGtaatttcagagcctatttaaagtctGTTTTGCTCAAAATTAGGGTAAGCAGTACACAACAAAATTTCCAGAGTACAGTACTTGGCTCTGAATTCGAGAAAGACTCTGGAGGCAGCAAATAGAAGCAGTTGTGCAGACAAGCCTAGGGTTCTACATTTttagagagattagtgagtgttagagtgattgtgaggtgctaagaagaggaggagggataccccttcttgtgtaagcaacaattattttctactctctatctcatttgtgttagggtttttgtgtatggttggctaaacaccctagttgaggatttctaaggaacaattgatgtaattatctttaatatctaattaattatgttttatgtgttcaatgcttttttcaatgcttaattattGCATGCTCTTGGTgtaatcacccatttgtgtgtattgttaggtgactttagcattgggaaatgtattgttgccttagaacttgatagaggcaggactaaataactacattaccagggatggatagtggggttttggttttctgaatatCCTGGgatgataatgttgtttaagttaagcctagtcttacaagagggatttgcggacaaagcttaggttaaattagtctaaacttataagggatcgaggtttagtactttaggctacaacatagaacacaagaacatgattaattagagaaatatcctcatatgcatcaacttgtttgttagaaagaacCAATGCTTTTTACCTATTGCTgtcaacttttacttacttgcatttactgtttttaccatagaattagtttatttctgtttttaaccatcaattatcaatgtttgttccaacaatgctttacttctgaataaaactctgtcTAATAAGCAAATTCCCCGAGTTTGATACTTGTATtactccattttaattttaaatacttgacgacctAGTGCGCTTGCCAGTatttcatttcccttgaatatattagttaaaaaatttggagaaaaaggaaccaTATGGGAAAATGAACAATAGGCAAGGCAACAAGGGAAACATGTTATGGTTGATAAGAAGAATATAGACACAACGAAGTCTTATGCACAAATTGGGGCTGACAAACTAGGACCACCTACATCACAAAGAAATGGGGAATAAAATTTACCAAATGAGAGTGTTATACAAAGAAGTACGAGCATGGTCAAATGCATTGACAAGAGGAGAACAATTTGGACTAGTTATCAAGAAGCTATGTTGGAATGTTCCTTGATGACAAATGAAGAGTAGTTGCATATGAACTGTTCTTTATGGAAGGGAAAAAATTTGTCACATTGAGAGGCCTAGGGGACAAACGTGTCcttattattgcatttgaagGAGATAATCTGAAAGCCTTGTTGGATGGTGTGTCATTATGGCTAAGTAAGATCTTTAAGTATCTTGTTCCATGGAAACCAGGTGAAGGTCATGACAATAGGCTCAGTTTGacgcaatccta
The Glycine max cultivar Williams 82 chromosome 16, Glycine_max_v4.0, whole genome shotgun sequence genome window above contains:
- the LOC121173687 gene encoding secreted RxLR effector protein 161-like; its protein translation is MIKVQAQVDQDYMSKVPYSSAVGSLMYAMVCTKPDLAYFVSMVSGFLNQPRKEHWKVVKRIFKYLKGTTDVGLIYGSNSNCCLTGYSDADFAADLVKRRSLTGYAYTLGGCLVSWKETVQHFVALSTTEAEYMALTEAAKEWIWLRGLINDLGINQEYANIYCDNLSAICLAKDQVHHDRTKQINARYHFIRLERRIKVHKINTLHNPTDMFTKPVPKSKFDHCLSLLNVDCWG